The Juglans microcarpa x Juglans regia isolate MS1-56 chromosome 8S, Jm3101_v1.0, whole genome shotgun sequence genome has a window encoding:
- the LOC121244504 gene encoding patatin-like protein 2 isoform X2 gives MEAKNIVPLQPPTYGNVITVLSIDGGGIRGLIPGTILDFLESEFQKLDGEDARIADYFDVIAGTSTGGLVTAMITAPNEKNRPVFAAKDIKDFYLNHCPKIFPQNNFPLFPLTAKIFKALSGPKYDGKYLHNLVREKLGSTRIHQTLTNVVIPSFDLKRLQPTVFSSYEVKKNPSLDALLSDVCIATSAAPTYLPPYYFETKDQEGNVREFNLTDGGVAANNPALLAIGEVTKEILRGSPDFFPIKPMDYGRFLVISLGTGSNKDEEKYKAPDAAKWGILDWLTRGGSTPIIDVFSQASADMVDVHLSEVFQALHSEESYLRIQDDTLIGVVSSVDVATTKNLDDLVKVGDELLKKRVSRVNLDTGLFEPSNSETNAEALIRFAKLLSQERHLRHARSPVGKVKSHDHHK, from the exons ATGGAAGCAAAAAATATTGTACCCCTACAGCCACCCACGTATGGAAATGTAATCACTGTTCTCAGCATTGATGGCGGAGGAATAAGAGGGCTTATCCCAGGAACCATCCTTGATTTCTTAGAATCCGAGTTTCAG AAGCTGGACGGGGAAGATGCAAGAATCGCagattattttgatgtgattGCAGGAACAAGCACAGGCGGCCTTGTAACAGCCATGATAACTGCTCCAAATGAAAAGAACAGACCTGTCTTTGCTGCTAAGGATATCAAGGACTTCTACTTGAACCATTGCCCTAAAATATTCCCACAAAACAA TTTTCCGCTATTTCCACTTACTGCAAAGATCTTCAAAGCCCTTTCGGGACCCAAATACGATGGTAAGTATCTGCATAACCTTGTTAGGGAAAAACTGGGAAGTACAAGAATACATCAGACTTTGACTAATGTTGTCATCCCATCATTCGATCTCAAGCGACTGCAGCCAACCGTCTTCTCTAGCTATGAG gtaaaaaaaaacccaagctTAGATGCCCTACTCTCAGATGTATGCATTGCAACCTCAGCTGCACCAACTTATCTTCCACCTTATTACTTCGAAACCAAAGACCAAGAAGGGAACGTCAGAGAATTCAACCTTACAGATGGTGGGGTTGCTGCTAATAATCCG GCTTTACTTGCCATTGGTGAAGTGACAAAGGAGATCCTTAGAGGAAGTCCCGACTTCTTCCCTATAAAACCAATGGACTATGGCCGGTTTTTGGTCATATCATTAGGAACTGGCTCAAATAAAGACGAAGAGAAATACAAGGCTCCTGATGCAGCCAAGTGGGGCATACTAGATTGGTTAACCAGAGGTGGTTCCACCCCAATAATTGACGTATTTTCTCAAGCAAGTGCAGATATGGTTGACGTCCATCTCTCTGAGGTTTTCCAAGCCCTTCATTCTGAGGAAAGCTATCTGCGGATTCAG GACGATACATTGATTGGGGTAGTATCTTCTGTGGACGTTGCCACAACGAAGAACTTGGATGATCTTGTCAAAGTTGGAGATGAATTGCTGAAAAAAAGAGTCTCTAGGGTGAATCTAGATACTGGCCTCTTTGAACCTTCAAATAGCGAAACAAATGCAGAGGCTCTCATAAG GTTTGCAAAACTTCTTTCCCAAGAGAGGCATCTTCGCCATGCCAGGTCTCCCGTTGGAAAAGTTAAAAGTCATGATCATCACAAATGA
- the LOC121244504 gene encoding patatin-like protein 2 isoform X1: MEAKNIVPLQPPTYGNVITVLSIDGGGIRGLIPGTILDFLESEFQKLDGEDARIADYFDVIAGTSTGGLVTAMITAPNEKNRPVFAAKDIKDFYLNHCPKIFPQNNFPLFPLTAKIFKALSGPKYDGKYLHNLVREKLGSTRIHQTLTNVVIPSFDLKRLQPTVFSSYEVKKNPSLDALLSDVCIATSAAPTYLPPYYFETKDQEGNVREFNLTDGGVAANNPVSFKLFQILPDTNNSNFSITGVNLQNWCLFQALLAIGEVTKEILRGSPDFFPIKPMDYGRFLVISLGTGSNKDEEKYKAPDAAKWGILDWLTRGGSTPIIDVFSQASADMVDVHLSEVFQALHSEESYLRIQDDTLIGVVSSVDVATTKNLDDLVKVGDELLKKRVSRVNLDTGLFEPSNSETNAEALIRFAKLLSQERHLRHARSPVGKVKSHDHHK, encoded by the exons ATGGAAGCAAAAAATATTGTACCCCTACAGCCACCCACGTATGGAAATGTAATCACTGTTCTCAGCATTGATGGCGGAGGAATAAGAGGGCTTATCCCAGGAACCATCCTTGATTTCTTAGAATCCGAGTTTCAG AAGCTGGACGGGGAAGATGCAAGAATCGCagattattttgatgtgattGCAGGAACAAGCACAGGCGGCCTTGTAACAGCCATGATAACTGCTCCAAATGAAAAGAACAGACCTGTCTTTGCTGCTAAGGATATCAAGGACTTCTACTTGAACCATTGCCCTAAAATATTCCCACAAAACAA TTTTCCGCTATTTCCACTTACTGCAAAGATCTTCAAAGCCCTTTCGGGACCCAAATACGATGGTAAGTATCTGCATAACCTTGTTAGGGAAAAACTGGGAAGTACAAGAATACATCAGACTTTGACTAATGTTGTCATCCCATCATTCGATCTCAAGCGACTGCAGCCAACCGTCTTCTCTAGCTATGAG gtaaaaaaaaacccaagctTAGATGCCCTACTCTCAGATGTATGCATTGCAACCTCAGCTGCACCAACTTATCTTCCACCTTATTACTTCGAAACCAAAGACCAAGAAGGGAACGTCAGAGAATTCAACCTTACAGATGGTGGGGTTGCTGCTAATAATCCGGTATCTTTCAAGCTGTTTCAGATCCTACCTGATACCAATAATAGTAATTttagcat TACTGGTGTTAACCTGCAAAATTGGTGTCTTTTCCAGGCTTTACTTGCCATTGGTGAAGTGACAAAGGAGATCCTTAGAGGAAGTCCCGACTTCTTCCCTATAAAACCAATGGACTATGGCCGGTTTTTGGTCATATCATTAGGAACTGGCTCAAATAAAGACGAAGAGAAATACAAGGCTCCTGATGCAGCCAAGTGGGGCATACTAGATTGGTTAACCAGAGGTGGTTCCACCCCAATAATTGACGTATTTTCTCAAGCAAGTGCAGATATGGTTGACGTCCATCTCTCTGAGGTTTTCCAAGCCCTTCATTCTGAGGAAAGCTATCTGCGGATTCAG GACGATACATTGATTGGGGTAGTATCTTCTGTGGACGTTGCCACAACGAAGAACTTGGATGATCTTGTCAAAGTTGGAGATGAATTGCTGAAAAAAAGAGTCTCTAGGGTGAATCTAGATACTGGCCTCTTTGAACCTTCAAATAGCGAAACAAATGCAGAGGCTCTCATAAG GTTTGCAAAACTTCTTTCCCAAGAGAGGCATCTTCGCCATGCCAGGTCTCCCGTTGGAAAAGTTAAAAGTCATGATCATCACAAATGA